Proteins from one Terriglobales bacterium genomic window:
- a CDS encoding pyridoxal phosphate-dependent aminotransferase, producing MSNTFFSDDAVPLGLLRERAYNLRWAQQPADVIPLTAADPDFPICPAIQEELVRYVRDGVLSYTPPEGLPKFREAVADWMRTRRQIDCSPAAVFATDSAAAAIAVVARASLKSGDEVLIPDPVDFLFQHTIERAGGIPVRVGVKPATTAEEFIAALEARLTPRTRMLWLCNPHNPLGAVYSRAWLQPVAEWALRHGLRILSDEIWSDIVYPPHQFASLAALSPEIARSTVTVYGFSKNFALAGLRVGCVVCTDPEWKKGIVAASDAESTVFGVSVLSQVAVIAAVRDGREWLSEFIRHLQGQRDYAVERLSKWPGVTVDPPKGTYVIFPCVRSVSDDAERLCEQLREQARVALVPGAPCWFGPGASGHVRICFATSRRILQEAFDRLDPVVLKIAGKKQK from the coding sequence GTGAGCAATACTTTCTTTTCCGATGATGCGGTCCCGCTGGGCCTTTTGCGCGAGCGGGCGTATAACCTGCGCTGGGCACAACAGCCGGCGGACGTGATTCCGTTGACGGCGGCCGATCCTGACTTCCCAATCTGCCCGGCAATTCAAGAGGAGCTGGTTCGCTACGTGCGTGACGGAGTGCTGAGTTACACTCCGCCGGAGGGACTGCCCAAATTTCGTGAAGCAGTGGCCGACTGGATGCGTACGAGGCGCCAGATAGATTGCTCACCTGCGGCGGTCTTCGCTACGGACAGCGCTGCTGCGGCAATCGCGGTGGTAGCACGCGCCAGCTTGAAGAGCGGCGATGAGGTGCTGATTCCTGATCCGGTTGATTTTTTATTTCAGCACACCATCGAACGCGCCGGCGGCATTCCGGTACGTGTGGGCGTAAAGCCGGCAACAACCGCAGAAGAGTTTATTGCCGCGTTAGAAGCTCGCCTCACGCCGCGCACGCGGATGTTGTGGCTGTGCAATCCGCATAACCCGCTGGGAGCGGTTTACTCACGCGCATGGCTGCAACCAGTCGCAGAGTGGGCGCTACGGCATGGCCTGCGCATTCTCTCGGATGAAATCTGGTCAGATATTGTGTATCCACCCCATCAGTTCGCCAGCTTGGCTGCGCTCTCGCCTGAGATCGCTCGCAGCACGGTCACCGTCTATGGTTTTTCCAAGAACTTCGCCCTGGCGGGATTGCGAGTAGGCTGCGTTGTATGCACCGATCCGGAGTGGAAGAAAGGGATCGTAGCTGCTTCTGACGCTGAGAGCACTGTTTTCGGCGTCTCGGTTCTGTCACAAGTAGCTGTGATCGCCGCAGTTCGAGATGGCCGGGAGTGGCTCTCAGAGTTCATCAGGCATTTACAGGGGCAGCGCGATTATGCGGTTGAGCGCTTATCGAAATGGCCGGGGGTGACCGTTGATCCGCCCAAGGGAACGTACGTCATTTTTCCTTGCGTCCGAAGTGTCAGCGACGACGCGGAGCGCCTGTGTGAACAGTTGCGTGAACAGGCTCGCGTTGCCCTGGTTCCGGGCGCACCCTGCTGGTTTGGGCCGGGAGCCAGCGGACACGTACGCATCTGCTTTGCTACCTCGCGGCGCATTTTACAGGAGGCCTTCGACCGCCTGGATCCGGTTGTGCTGAAGATAGCTGGCAAGAAACAGAAATAG
- a CDS encoding sigma-70 family RNA polymerase sigma factor produces MKETLSVECMTAEQEQRISEAIEREQPRLRNFIRRRVSDPGDAEDILQEVFYELVEAYRMMKPIEQVGAWLFRVARNRIIDLFRKKKPDAFISDPIAVAEDGEALRLEDLLPSADAGPEAAYARSVLVEELDDALRELPEEQREVFIAHEIEGRSFKELVAETGLNVNTLRARKRYAVLHLRERLQTIYDEFTKG; encoded by the coding sequence ATGAAAGAGACGCTGAGCGTCGAGTGCATGACAGCCGAGCAAGAGCAACGGATCTCGGAAGCGATTGAACGGGAGCAGCCCAGGCTGCGGAATTTTATCCGGAGACGTGTCAGCGACCCGGGCGACGCCGAAGACATTCTGCAAGAGGTTTTCTACGAACTGGTGGAAGCTTACCGGATGATGAAGCCCATCGAGCAGGTCGGCGCATGGCTGTTCCGGGTGGCGCGCAACCGCATCATAGATCTGTTCCGCAAGAAGAAACCGGATGCGTTCATTAGCGACCCGATAGCGGTCGCAGAAGATGGAGAGGCGCTGCGGTTGGAAGACCTGCTGCCCTCCGCTGATGCGGGACCGGAAGCGGCTTACGCCCGAAGCGTACTGGTAGAAGAGCTGGACGATGCTTTGCGCGAACTGCCTGAAGAACAGCGCGAAGTATTCATCGCTCACGAGATCGAGGGCAGAAGCTTCAAAGAGCTTGTTGCCGAGACCGGCTTGAATGTGAATACGCTGCGGGCGCGCAAACGTTATGCGGTGCTGCACTTGCGCGAGCGGCTGCAGACAATCTACGACGAGTTTACGAAAGGATGA
- a CDS encoding sigma-70 family RNA polymerase sigma factor has protein sequence MNVENEVERLRKHDLNALDSLIPLYQHRLFRYLLRMVGNNSVAEDLFQQTWMRVIERIDTYKEYSEFSAWLFSIAHNLAIDYWRVRRPEPLDEDAPANEHFHDRSVDALSAMISSERAVAVAIIVETLPPIYREVLTLRFEEEMKIHEIAEVLQQPLPTIKTRLHRALNLLRDRLAPRGVAAQ, from the coding sequence TTGAACGTCGAAAATGAAGTTGAGCGGCTCAGGAAGCACGACCTTAACGCCCTCGACTCTCTCATTCCGCTCTATCAGCACCGGCTTTTTCGTTACCTGCTTCGCATGGTCGGCAACAACAGCGTGGCCGAAGATTTATTTCAGCAGACCTGGATGCGGGTCATTGAAAGAATTGACACTTACAAAGAGTACAGTGAATTCAGTGCCTGGTTGTTTTCGATTGCTCACAATCTGGCCATTGATTATTGGCGTGTGCGTCGTCCTGAGCCTTTGGATGAGGACGCTCCTGCGAACGAGCACTTTCATGACCGCTCCGTGGATGCCCTTTCAGCCATGATCTCCAGCGAACGGGCGGTTGCTGTCGCAATCATCGTGGAAACGCTTCCGCCGATATACCGCGAGGTGCTGACCCTGCGGTTCGAGGAAGAGATGAAGATCCACGAAATTGCAGAGGTCCTGCAGCAGCCCTTGCCAACGATTAAGACGCGGCTCCACCGGGCGCTCAACTTACTGCGTGACCGTCTGGCTCCGCGAGGAGTAGCAGCTCAATGA
- a CDS encoding zinc ribbon domain-containing protein: MSRLHDELQVVPNAGKILAGIAYFVVAAAIALINWQKVMDIHSAIPVWAYILLVCLPPLIPAAYMLLLAYVFGDARRRDMNYVAWTFLAFLVPNALGIVIYFLMRAPLGAPCPNCKSKIDSRSAFCPRCGVKIVPAGFPNREREAANIPTSA; encoded by the coding sequence ATGTCTCGTTTGCATGATGAATTGCAGGTTGTCCCCAACGCGGGCAAGATTCTGGCAGGAATTGCTTATTTTGTTGTCGCTGCAGCCATTGCTTTAATCAATTGGCAAAAGGTTATGGACATCCATAGTGCGATACCGGTGTGGGCTTACATTTTGCTGGTTTGCCTGCCGCCACTGATTCCCGCAGCTTACATGCTTCTGTTGGCCTATGTCTTTGGCGATGCCAGGCGTAGAGATATGAACTACGTTGCCTGGACCTTCCTGGCTTTCCTGGTTCCCAATGCGCTGGGCATTGTGATCTATTTCCTGATGAGGGCGCCGCTGGGCGCCCCTTGCCCAAACTGCAAGTCAAAGATTGACTCACGATCTGCGTTCTGCCCACGCTGCGGCGTTAAAATTGTACCGGCGGGTTTTCCAAATCGGGAGAGAGAAGCGGCCAACATACCCACCTCTGCCTGA
- a CDS encoding helix-turn-helix domain-containing protein — MLSAIVEGTNLVSRPPVAELQPYLGCFWALVHAPGTSVQTLPDASAYLVIEMPDAAPPRCIVAGPRLKTVRSAPTERSNVVGIRLRPGVGFLLTGAPADQLVGYREPLAKFLGACADELAEQIAKVNSTEARFDLLESFLLKYLAAKRIDERVTLALRLIEQSAGAIQVEQLARRCGVSARQLERLLRTWIGISPKRLARIARFQAVLGHAGKQPVSQWTHVAAEQNYVDQAHLIHEFSEFAGASPTRFPALNSNNSVKPNCD, encoded by the coding sequence ATGCTGAGCGCAATCGTTGAAGGCACAAATCTGGTTTCGCGCCCGCCCGTGGCTGAGTTGCAACCCTACCTGGGCTGTTTCTGGGCACTGGTGCACGCACCCGGAACCAGTGTGCAAACATTGCCTGACGCTTCGGCCTACCTGGTGATCGAAATGCCGGATGCAGCTCCACCGCGCTGCATAGTGGCCGGTCCGCGATTGAAAACTGTGCGTTCTGCTCCTACGGAACGGAGCAATGTGGTCGGCATCAGGCTGCGTCCGGGCGTGGGCTTTCTGCTGACGGGAGCGCCCGCCGATCAGCTTGTAGGTTACCGCGAACCGCTGGCCAAATTCTTAGGAGCATGCGCGGATGAGCTCGCAGAACAAATTGCAAAAGTGAACTCGACGGAAGCACGCTTCGATCTGCTGGAATCCTTCCTGCTGAAATACCTCGCGGCAAAGCGCATCGATGAACGCGTAACGCTGGCCCTGCGCCTTATTGAGCAGTCTGCGGGAGCGATTCAGGTGGAGCAGCTTGCACGGCGCTGCGGCGTCAGCGCCCGCCAACTCGAACGCCTGCTGCGTACTTGGATTGGAATCTCACCCAAGCGGCTGGCCCGCATTGCGCGCTTTCAGGCCGTACTCGGTCACGCTGGGAAACAACCCGTCAGTCAATGGACGCACGTGGCTGCGGAACAGAATTACGTGGACCAGGCCCACTTGATCCATGAATTTTCTGAATTTGCAGGGGCCAGCCCGACGCGCTTCCCAGCTTTGAATTCAAATAATTCCGTTAAGCCAAACTGCGATTAG
- a CDS encoding zinc-binding dehydrogenase — MSSIPTTMRAVQLLAYDGRAESIVVAQIPVPRAGPGEVLVRMAAAPVNPSDITFTRGLYGVKKSLPTIAGFEGSGTVVESGGGMMARFLKGRRVACHAADRSITGGTWAEYLLTPAHACVPLRKQVDMEQGATMLVNPFTAWALVEEARRGGHGAVVQTAAASAVGRMMLRLARKFSIPVINVVRRTEQVELLHSMGAEHVLNSSEAEFDAKLRELCQQLKASFGLDAVAGEMTARVLRAQPKGSRMLVYGALSLAPSQVDPGSLIFEGKRVEGFWLSGWLRHRNMLTRLRVARHVQELLATELKTEFQARFPLEEAARALQQYAANMTAGKVLLVP; from the coding sequence ATGAGTTCTATTCCTACGACAATGCGCGCGGTGCAGCTACTAGCCTATGACGGCAGGGCGGAGAGCATCGTTGTAGCTCAAATTCCAGTTCCACGTGCAGGACCAGGTGAAGTATTGGTGCGCATGGCGGCGGCGCCGGTGAATCCGTCAGACATCACGTTCACGCGTGGCCTGTATGGCGTGAAAAAATCGTTACCCACCATTGCGGGGTTCGAAGGCAGCGGCACAGTCGTGGAATCGGGAGGCGGGATGATGGCGCGCTTCCTCAAGGGACGGCGCGTCGCATGTCACGCTGCTGACCGGAGCATCACCGGAGGCACATGGGCGGAATATCTGCTCACGCCAGCGCATGCCTGCGTGCCACTACGTAAACAGGTGGACATGGAGCAGGGTGCGACGATGCTGGTCAATCCGTTCACGGCTTGGGCGTTGGTCGAGGAAGCACGGCGCGGGGGACACGGTGCGGTTGTGCAAACTGCGGCAGCAAGCGCAGTAGGCCGCATGATGCTACGGCTGGCGCGGAAGTTCTCTATCCCGGTCATCAACGTGGTGCGGCGCACGGAACAGGTTGAACTGCTGCACTCCATGGGTGCCGAGCACGTTTTGAACAGCAGCGAGGCGGAATTCGACGCGAAGCTGCGCGAGCTTTGCCAGCAACTCAAAGCCAGCTTTGGTCTGGATGCAGTAGCAGGAGAGATGACGGCGCGCGTGCTGCGGGCACAACCGAAAGGGAGCCGGATGCTGGTTTACGGAGCTTTGTCGCTGGCCCCGAGCCAGGTTGACCCGGGATCGCTGATCTTTGAAGGCAAGCGCGTAGAAGGTTTCTGGCTTAGCGGCTGGCTGCGCCATAGAAATATGCTGACCCGGCTGCGAGTGGCGCGTCATGTACAGGAGTTGCTTGCAACCGAGTTGAAGACCGAGTTCCAGGCGCGCTTTCCTTTAGAAGAAGCGGCGCGCGCGTTGCAGCAGTACGCAGCCAATATGACGGCAGGAAAAGTTTTGCTGGTTCCGTAG
- a CDS encoding zf-HC2 domain-containing protein codes for MNTHSKVRDLLALAASGLLSDAEEKFVHQHLQECAECAAELDRWRLITGALNQRPAPPFSASLAQQTVSRVKDACSAQSEKRVSVFFLSVAIGFGWLFCLVSVLFFAAAINHFSFSNIGSASIAVALLLSTVFTIITAGVAAWVLMGAERKTLYVSFA; via the coding sequence ATGAATACACATTCCAAAGTCCGCGATTTGCTGGCGCTGGCGGCAAGCGGTCTGCTGAGCGACGCAGAAGAAAAGTTTGTCCACCAGCATCTTCAAGAGTGCGCCGAGTGCGCCGCCGAGCTTGATCGCTGGCGTCTCATTACAGGCGCTCTCAACCAGCGGCCTGCGCCGCCGTTTTCCGCCTCATTGGCGCAACAAACGGTTTCGCGAGTCAAAGATGCATGCTCTGCTCAATCGGAAAAACGGGTCAGTGTTTTTTTCCTCTCGGTTGCGATTGGGTTTGGGTGGTTATTTTGCCTGGTTTCGGTCCTTTTCTTTGCGGCCGCAATCAATCATTTTAGTTTTTCTAATATAGGAAGCGCGTCAATCGCCGTAGCGCTGCTTCTTTCCACCGTGTTCACCATCATCACGGCAGGCGTTGCCGCCTGGGTGCTGATGGGAGCAGAAAGGAAGACACTGTATGTCTCGTTTGCATGA
- a CDS encoding DUF962 domain-containing protein, with amino-acid sequence MLGGRTNEQWIAQYASSHQHPVNRACHTFGIPTIVISLVLFLAAIFFHPLWIYATALFIFGWALQFIGHAFEHKAPEFFHDWRFLFVGVRWWVAKMRGKA; translated from the coding sequence ATGTTAGGCGGACGCACCAACGAGCAATGGATCGCCCAGTATGCCAGCAGCCATCAGCATCCCGTGAACCGGGCGTGTCACACTTTTGGCATCCCTACAATTGTTATTTCGCTCGTACTTTTCCTGGCCGCCATCTTTTTCCATCCGCTGTGGATCTATGCCACTGCCCTCTTCATCTTCGGATGGGCGCTGCAATTCATCGGACACGCCTTCGAGCACAAAGCGCCTGAGTTCTTTCACGACTGGCGTTTTCTGTTTGTTGGAGTGCGTTGGTGGGTCGCTAAAATGCGCGGCAAAGCGTAG